AGATGGTGGATTTCATGGAACTGTTTTCACTTGGAGTGATAATAGAGACCCTCCCAACACAATTTGGAAGAGATTAGACAAATTAACATACAATGTTGAATGATTTGATCTTTTTGGGAGACTAAAGTTACACATATCTCTAGGATATGCTCTGATCATGCCCCGTTGCTGATAGAATGTGGGAAGTATGATCCTACTCATActaaatatttcaaaattttgaatAAATGGGTGGACCATGATGAATACTTGAATGTTATCCAACAATCATGGGTTGAAGAGGTTCATGGGAATCCTCTTTATATCCTCCACCAAAAGACTAAAATAGTATGCAGTGCTCTGAGCAGATGGTTAAAGACTACTTTTGGTGATATTTATGAAGAACCAAAGAAGCTGGAAAAGCTCATTAAGGAACTTGAAGAGGTATCTATTACCAATAATACTCAAGATATCAGGACCAAGTTGGCTAGAACTAAAGCTGAATTCACCAGTTTCTTGATTCTTCAGGAGAAAGTTCTAAGGCAAAAATCTAGGGTCAAATGGTTAGATGAAGGGGATGCCAACACAGCTTACTTCCATGGAGTCTTTAAGGATAGAAGAAGAAAGCTTTTTAtcctcaaaataaaaaatgaggaaggagAATGGATAGAGGGCTCCAATGATGTAGCAAGTGCAGCTGTCCAGTTCTTTCAAAAGATGTTTCAAGCTGATATTGTTGTAGAAGACTCTCAAATTCTAAATGTAGTGAAGAAGGTGGTTACTGAAGCTCTTGACAGCTATGCCTTCCCTCTAGGAGGTTAAAGATTGTGTATTCTCGATTGATCCTGACAGTGCACCGGGCCCTAATGGCTTGAGTGATAAATTCTATCAAAGTGCATGGGAAGTAATTTCTTATGATATACATAAGGCAGTGGGTGCATTCTTTAATGGTGCCACTCTACCTAGGTTTTTCTCCCACGCTTGCCTGATAATGCTTCCTAAAGTAGACTCTCCACAAAGTT
This DNA window, taken from Nicotiana tabacum cultivar K326 chromosome 4, ASM71507v2, whole genome shotgun sequence, encodes the following:
- the LOC107767403 gene encoding uncharacterized protein LOC107767403; this encodes MVRARKIEKYKRMLGYPEYFHNYSKKIWIFWSADYKINVLDDKEQQVLLQISQIRGNISFHITIVYSKCDENQKNVLRDELRSTSNNINDPQRVVGDFNVAISSEEKLGGLPYRIQEGINFLSCLNDCNLQDGGFHGTVFTWKCGKYDPTHTKYFKILNKWVDHDEYLNVIQQSWVEEVHGNPLYILHQKTKIVCSALSRWLKTTFGDIYEEPKKLEKLIKELEEVSITNNTQDIRTKLARTKAEFTSFLILQEKVLRQKSRVKWLDEGDANTAYFHGVFKDRRRKLFILKIKNEEGEWIEGSNDVASAAVQFFQKMFQADIVVEDSQILNVVKKVVTEALDSYAFPLGG